The genomic segment GAGCCATCGCATGAAAGTGTTCCTCATCCCTTAAAAGTCGATTTAAGCTCTCGACAACTCGCTCGTAAGAAGTACCCACTAAGGAAACGGTTCCTGCTTCGACCGCCTCTGGGCGCTCCGTAGTATCCCTTACAACTAAGACAGGTTTCCCTAAAGATGGAGCCTCTTCTTGAATTCCGCCTGAGTCTGTCAAAATGATATGCGCTTTAGACATCAAATTGACAAAAGGCTCATAATCCATCGGTTCAATCAAGTAGACTCGTTCATGTTGACCTAAAACCTCATCAACGACTTTCCGTACAGAGGGATTTTTATGGACAGGAAATACAATATAGGTATTCGGATTATTGTCGAGCACATTCGCTAGCGCTCGATAGATTTGACGCATCGGTTCCCCAAGGTTTTCCCGGCGGTGCGTGGTTACCAAAATCATGCGTCGATTCTGTTCCCGCTCCAGTATTGAATCTAATTCCCGATCATTGAAACGATAATCTGTATCAACCGTATGTAGCAAAGCATCGATAACCGTATTTCCTGTTACAAAAATCTTCTCCAGCGGCACACCTTCTCGAAGTAGATTTTGCTTTGCCGTATTTGTTGGTGCAAAATGCAAATCCGTAATCGCACCTGTTAGTTTACGGTTCATCTCTTCCGGAAAAGGGGAGTACTTATTACCGGTACGTAGGCCTGCTTCCACATGGCCCACTGGAATATGCGTATAAAACGCAGCAAGTGCCGCGACGAAAGTCGTTGTCGTGTCTCCATGGACTAAGATTAAATCTGGTTTTGCTTTTGCAAAGACCTCAACGAGCCCATTGAGGGCTCGTGTTGTAATTTCAACGAGAGTCTGCCCTGCTTTCATCAAATTCAAGTCGTAATCTGGACGAATCTTAAAAAGTTCCAACACTTGGTCGAGCATTTCTCGGTGTTGAGCTGTCACAGCGACCTGACATGGAACCGATTCTTTTTGAAGGGCTTTAACGACTGGGGCCATTTTGATCGCTTCAGGACGTGTCCCAAAAACCACCATGACCTTAGGTTGTTGTTTCACCGTTCGTTACTCTCCTTTGAATATTTCAGTTTACTGTCCACATTCTTCTTTCCAAGATAGATGAATAAGCTTAAGCTCGGCCTCTTCTGCGAGTTGTTGTGCTAGAGCATCCGGATAGGGATTGGCATAGATCACGCGTTTAATTCCTGCGTTAATGATCATCTTGGTACAGAGGACACAGGGTTGTGTGGTTGTATAGAGAATCGCTCCATCAATTTCCACCCCGTGCTTAGCCGCCTGTACGAGTGCATTCTGCTCCGCATGAACCGCCCTGCAGATCTCTGTCCGTTCACCGGAAGGAATCTGCAGTTTTTGCCTTAAACACCCAACTTCAGCACAATGTTTTAACCCTGTAGGGCTTCCATTATATCCCGTACTTAGAATCTGCTTATCCTTGACAATCACTGCCCCAACTTGACGACGCAGACAGGTGGAGCGTTCTGAAACCACCTGCGCCATCTTCATGAAATAATCATCCCAACTTGGGCGCTTCTTTGGTGTGTCCATTATTTCGTTCCAAAGAGCCGATCTCCGGCATCCCCTAAGCCTGGTACAATATAACCATGGTAATTGAGCTTTTCATCCACCGCAGCTACGAAGATTTCCACATCATTATGTGCGGATCTTACTGCCTCGATTCCTTCTGGTGCAGCGATGAGACACATTAACTTAATGTTGCGAACTCCTCGCTCCTTCAAAAATGTAATTGCTGCTGATGCCGAACCCCCTGTTGCGAGCATTGGGTCAATTACAATCAGCTCTCGCTCCTCAATATCAGTTGGCAGTTTGCAATAATATTCTACAGGTTTGAGTGTTTCCGGATCGCGATATAAGCCAATATGACCTACTTTCGCTGTCGGGATAAGTTTAAGCATGCCATCAACCATGCCTAATCCTGCACGTAGAATGGGAACCAGTCCAACCTTTCGTCCCGCAATCACTTTCGTTTTCGTCGTGGCAACTGGAGTCTTCACCTCAATCTCTTCCAGCGGGAAGTCTCGAGTTACTTCATATGCCATAAGCATTGCAACTTCTTCAACAAGTTCGCGGAAGTCTTTCGATCCGGTTTCCTCATCTCGTATTAATGAAAGCTTATGTTGAATCAAGGGGTGATCAAGAACGTGTACTTGTGCCATGAAATACGTCAACTCCTAATCTAAATTCGTGTAAAGTGGGAACTCCTTACAAAGACTTGCTACAATTTCTCTTGCTTTTGCATAGCTCGTCTCATCCTGATTGGTCAGTACGAGATCAATAGCCTCTGCAATCCGCTGCATCGCTTGAGGATTCATTCCCCGGCTAGTTACAGCAGGTGTGCCAATACGAATACCACTCGTAACAAACGGACTCGCAGGATCATAGGGGATTGTATTTTTATTAACCGTAATTCCCACCTCATCAAGGATATGCTCTGCATCCTTTCCCGTCAATCCTTTTGTCCGCACATCTACGAGCATTACATGGTTATCTGTGCCCCCGGAAACCAAGCGGAAACCTTTTTCACTCAGACTGCTCGCCAACATCTTTGCATTTTCCACGATATGCTCTTGGTAAAGTTTAAACTCCGGTTGAAGAGCTTCCCCGAAAGCGACCGCCTTTGCAGCAATTACGTGCATAAGTGGGCCACCCTGAATTCCAGGGAAAATTGCTTTGTCAATCGCCTTAGCATATTCTTCTTTGCAAAGAATGAGTCCCCCTCTCGGACCGCGCAACGTTTTATGAGTCGTTGAGGTCACGAAGTGAGCATACGGGACTGGGCTTGGATGAATCCCCGCTGCAACTAATCCGGCAATATGTGCCATATCCACCATGAGAAGGCAACCTGCCTCATCCGCAATTTCACGAAGCTTAGGAAAGTCAATAATTCGAGAATATGCACTTGCACCTGCAACAATCAACTTCGGATGGTGTTCAAGTGCTAACGCTCGAACTTTTTCATAATCAATAACTTCTGTGTCAGGTTCAACTCCATAAGCCACAAAGTTAAAATACATTCCAGAGAGGTTTACTGAGCTACCATGAGTCAAATGTCCACCATGTGCAAGATTCATGCCGAGAACCGTGTCTCCTGGTTTAAGTATGGCAAAGTAAACCGCCGTATTCGCTTGAGCACCGGAATGAGGTTGAACATTGGCATGATCAGCTCCAAAAAGCTTTTTAACCCGTTCCCGCGCTAGGTCTTCAACGACATCAACGTATTCACAGCCTCCATAGTAACGATGAGCTGGATATCCTTCTGCATACTTATTGGTAAGCACTGAGCCTTGCGCCGCCATGACTGCACGGCTAACAAAATTTTCCGAAGCGATAAGTTCGATTTTATTGCGTTGCCGCCCTTCTTCTTGAGCAATCGCTTCCGCAACTTCGGGGTCTTGTGGAAGAATCCATTCTTTAATATAATCCATTTTACTCCTACTCCTTTAAAAATCTGTTCTATTAACGCTTAAGAACATACTCTTTTTAGAAGGTTCCCCAAATTTTATCCTATTGGACCTAAATTACAATAAAAGCACCTGCTTTTCAAGACTTTCCTTTAAATTATTCAGGATAAACCGCTCGCGGTCCGCCAATAAGCCGAGGACGAGTACGAGCCATTGTTAAATGGGCTTCCCCAATCTCCTTAACTTTAAGCCGAATTGGAACGACCACCGGACGCAGATGCATCCCAATAAACGTATCTCCAATATCAATTCCTGCATGTCCTTTAATGCTCTCAACCATTAAAGGAGCCTTAAAGCTTTTCCATGCTTTAACTGACATCGCTCCGCCTGCTTTCAACCCTGGAAGAACAGTTACAGGGTCTAGCCCATAACGTTCCACACATTCTTCTTCAACCACCAGAGCACGATTAATATGCTCACACCCTTGGACCGCTAGAAAAATCCCCTGTTCTCTTACTTTTTTCAGCAAAGGGGGTAAGAGAATATCAGCGACCTCAACGCTGCTTCCTTTCCCAATATGCTGTCCGAGCACTTCACTCGTGCTGCAACCCAAGACTAGAATTTGACCCGAGCGTAAATTTGCTTGTATAAAAAAATCATCGAGAACACTCTGCCAAGTCTCTGCAATCCCTTCTAGCTTCTCTGGCAAGTTCGACTGCGCCTCCTTAAAACTCTTCCCCAGTTTCAATCGACGTCAATAAATCCACACGTCGCGCATGGCGTCCTCCGGCAAAAGGAGTTTTAATAAAAATATCAACAATATCTAAAGCCAAGCCTACTCCCGTTACCCGCCCCCCTAGGGCAAGTACATTAGCATTATTATGTTCACGAGACATCCGCGCTGAATAGGTCTCTGAGCATAACGCGGCTCGAATACCCGGGACTTTATTGGCCGCCATTGAAATTCCTAGTCCTGTCCCACAAATAACAACTCCGAGGTCTGCCTCGCCGTTAAGAATTGCCTTCCCAACCTTATAACCGAACCTCGGATAATCGACAGATTCCTTCGAGTTCGTTCCTAAGTCTAATATCTCTATGCCTTGACCTTCCAAATGCACGCGAATCTCATTCTTAAGTTCAAAACCACCATGATCCGCTCCTAATGCAATCTTCACTTTATCTACCTCCGCTAGCTCATCTAACTTTGTTCTTCTGATGAAAATTCTACACTTTAGCAAGTAATCCCTGCCAAAGTCGTCAAATATTGAAGAAGTATGCAAAATCATAAAGAAAGCTTGGCCGTGCCAAGCTGTTTATCCCTATTTTAATCGTTTCTTGTTAATTTATCCAGCTCATTCTTCAATTCATAGATTAAGCGTTCAATCTGCTCCGCACATTGCTGATAAATCTTAAGCGATCCTCCAAAAGGATCTAAAATATCCTTGCCCGATTCTCCCCATACACCTAGTCGACGTATCTTACCCGTATACTCTGGATAAAGCGAACGCAATCGCATTTCCTGTTCCATCGTCATCGGAATAATCCAATCTGCTTCTTGAAGAAATAACCGATTAACTCGCCGAGAGTGGTGAGAAGAAAGTTCAATACTCCGCGCTTTCATCACGGTCAAGGCTTGATCACTTGCGGGTTGTCCTTCCCAAGCGCCCATTCCAGCCGAGCTCACCTCCACCCCTGGCCCAAAAATCTTTTTAGCTAACCCTTCGGCCATGGGACTACGGCATGTATTGCCTGTGCAGATGAATAAAAGCTTCATGATCATGAGCACCCCTCTTCTGAAAAATCATAAGCATATCTTATTGAACTATAACAGCATCTTCACCCCGATGAGAACGAGAACTACTCCGCCTAAAACCTCTGCCCGCTGCCCAAGCCGCGATCCGACAAACCTTCCCAGAAGAAGACCACTACCCATCATAGCTCCCGCTACAATTCCCATCACGACGACTGTAAGCATGATAGGACTCTCCACTGTTCCGAGAGAAAACCCGACGCTTAATGCATCTAGACTGACACTCACCGCTAAGAAGTAAACTCCCCTTCCTCGTAACGAGATACCTGCGGGAAGTTGGGTACGTCTCAAGGCTTGACGAGCCTCCGAAAGCCGATAAAATTCCGGATCAGGACGCCAAACATGGAAGAGCATTCTTCCCCCTAGCCAGAGCAAAACTGCTGCGCCAATTCCTTTAGCCAATTGCCCCAGTACCATTCCCATTGCCTGACCCATCAAGAGTCCCGCCAAAGGCATAAGGACATGGAAAACCGCAACAATAAGAGAAAGTTTTAAGGTCATCCGCTTTCCAACACCCACGAGTCCAATCGCTAAAGCTAACGAGAACGCATCCGCTCCCAAAGCAACAGAAAGAGCCAACACCCAGACTAAATTCAAGCTTTACACCCCCAATCAAAAGCCAGAGGTTAGAATGGAGAATTCTAACCTCTTCTGTATCTTATGCGTGGGGGCAAGCGCAAATGCTTTTACACCAATTTTCGTATCTTTAAGCTCTCTACACGTACCAAATCTTCTGACCCGAGGCCTTCTCTAAACGGTTCATAATTGCAAAACCTATACCATTTTTTGAAACCCCTTCGGCAAGGATGATATCAATGCCTTGTTCATCACAAAGTCTTAAACCCTCATAAAGGCTAGCAGCAACTTCATCAGGACGTTCCTCCGAACCAAGAACGAAGAGGAGTTCGGGTAATTGACTATGCAGATCTGAAGCACTCTCCAGTGTACAGATGATCCCGACCTTTTTAAGCCGAGTATGGGCATTTTGAATTTCATCTGTGATACGAGTTAAAATCTTTTCCCGTTCACCGATCAGGAGATAGAGATCGCCTTTTGGTGCATAATGCCTGTACTTCATCCCTGGTGCTTTGGGAGGCTGATTCTCCGAAGGATGATCAACCGAAACCTTGCCCAGCACTTCTTCTAGTCTTTCTCTCGTTATCCCGCCGGGCCGTAAAATGCAGGGAATTTCACCCGTTAGATCAAGAACAGTAGATTCGACCCCTACATCACAGGCTCCTCCATCCAAAATGAGAGGAATTCGACCTTGTAGATCCTTCCAAACATGAATTCCATTCGTAGGACTGGGTTTTCCTGAGAGATTTGCACTCGGGGCCGCAATGGGAACCCCTGCCTTTTCAATCAGGGCTAAAGCTACAGGATGGTTCGGCATCCGGATCCCCACAGAGTTCAACCCTGCTGACACCGTTTCCGGAATAATAGGTGTCTTTGGTAAAACGAGTGTGAGCGGGCCTGGCCAAAAGGCGCGTGCACAGCGCTCTGCCAGCTCACCCCAACCTGTAACAAGCGATTTCACCATTTCAAAATTGGACACATGTACGATCAAAGGGTTATCCTGCGGGCGTCCCTTGACCTTGAAAATCTCGGCACAGGCCTGAGCATCTAATGCATTTGCTCCTAAACCGTAGACTGTTTCAGTTGGGAAAGCAACCAGTTGTCCCTTCCTAATGAGCTCTGCCGCTTCTTCAATATACTCCGACTCCGGAGCTTGGCTATCTATATATACTCGTTTTGTCTCCATACTCTATTTTCACCTCATACTGAACTCGGCATAAACAACTCGGTCTCGTCCTCCATAATCCCGAAAGACCTGAGTCCTAAATCCTTGTTTTTGAAAAAGTTCCTGGACTGCTTGTCCCTGGTCCCAGCCAATCTCCATTAAGATTCTACCCTCAGGTTTTAGTAACGATGCGGCCTCTTCAGCCAAACGTCGATAAAAAATCAGACCGTTCTCTGCTCCAACAAGGGCCATTTCTGGTTCTTTAAAAATTTCCGGGGCAAGCAAGCGATGTTCTTTTTCAGGTATATAGGGTGGATTGGTAACAATCCAATCCCAGCGTTCCCCTCGAATCGGTTCAAAAAAGTCCCCTTCACGCCATTCCACTTGAGCCTTGTTCTGCTGAGCATTGTACCGAGCAACCTCAAGAGCGGCCGATGACAAATCTGTACCGATGACAAAGGCTTCTGTCCAAAAATGAGCAATCGCTACAGCGAGTGCTCCACTCCCTGTACACAAATCCGCAATACGGATTTCTGCCTTTGCGGATGACTTCCTAAATTCAAGTAACTTTTCGATCAGAATCTCACTATCGGCCCTAGGAATAAGCACTCGCTCATCAACATAAAAACTGAGTCCCATGAATTCCTGATTTCTAAGGATATATTGCAATGGTTCACGGGCAGAACGACGTGCAATCAACGATTGGTAATGTTTCCACTGTTCGTCAGAAAGCACCGTTTCCCG from the Desulfitobacterium metallireducens DSM 15288 genome contains:
- a CDS encoding deoxycytidylate deaminase: MDTPKKRPSWDDYFMKMAQVVSERSTCLRRQVGAVIVKDKQILSTGYNGSPTGLKHCAEVGCLRQKLQIPSGERTEICRAVHAEQNALVQAAKHGVEIDGAILYTTTQPCVLCTKMIINAGIKRVIYANPYPDALAQQLAEEAELKLIHLSWKEECGQ
- the prmC gene encoding peptide chain release factor N(5)-glutamine methyltransferase; amino-acid sequence: MKIFEVLQWGERRLKEAEVENSRWDADLLLSFDLGWRREQLYLERETVLSDEQWKHYQSLIARRSAREPLQYILRNQEFMGLSFYVDERVLIPRADSEILIEKLLEFRKSSAKAEIRIADLCTGSGALAVAIAHFWTEAFVIGTDLSSAALEVARYNAQQNKAQVEWREGDFFEPIRGERWDWIVTNPPYIPEKEHRLLAPEIFKEPEMALVGAENGLIFYRRLAEEAASLLKPEGRILMEIGWDQGQAVQELFQKQGFRTQVFRDYGGRDRVVYAEFSMR
- the rpiB gene encoding ribose 5-phosphate isomerase B — encoded protein: MKIALGADHGGFELKNEIRVHLEGQGIEILDLGTNSKESVDYPRFGYKVGKAILNGEADLGVVICGTGLGISMAANKVPGIRAALCSETYSARMSREHNNANVLALGGRVTGVGLALDIVDIFIKTPFAGGRHARRVDLLTSIETGEEF
- a CDS encoding TIGR01440 family protein produces the protein MPEKLEGIAETWQSVLDDFFIQANLRSGQILVLGCSTSEVLGQHIGKGSSVEVADILLPPLLKKVREQGIFLAVQGCEHINRALVVEEECVERYGLDPVTVLPGLKAGGAMSVKAWKSFKAPLMVESIKGHAGIDIGDTFIGMHLRPVVVPIRLKVKEIGEAHLTMARTRPRLIGGPRAVYPE
- a CDS encoding L-threonylcarbamoyladenylate synthase translates to METKRVYIDSQAPESEYIEEAAELIRKGQLVAFPTETVYGLGANALDAQACAEIFKVKGRPQDNPLIVHVSNFEMVKSLVTGWGELAERCARAFWPGPLTLVLPKTPIIPETVSAGLNSVGIRMPNHPVALALIEKAGVPIAAPSANLSGKPSPTNGIHVWKDLQGRIPLILDGGACDVGVESTVLDLTGEIPCILRPGGITRERLEEVLGKVSVDHPSENQPPKAPGMKYRHYAPKGDLYLLIGEREKILTRITDEIQNAHTRLKKVGIICTLESASDLHSQLPELLFVLGSEERPDEVAASLYEGLRLCDEQGIDIILAEGVSKNGIGFAIMNRLEKASGQKIWYV
- a CDS encoding low molecular weight protein arginine phosphatase, with the translated sequence MIMKLLFICTGNTCRSPMAEGLAKKIFGPGVEVSSAGMGAWEGQPASDQALTVMKARSIELSSHHSRRVNRLFLQEADWIIPMTMEQEMRLRSLYPEYTGKIRRLGVWGESGKDILDPFGGSLKIYQQCAEQIERLIYELKNELDKLTRND
- the glyA gene encoding serine hydroxymethyltransferase, which translates into the protein MDYIKEWILPQDPEVAEAIAQEEGRQRNKIELIASENFVSRAVMAAQGSVLTNKYAEGYPAHRYYGGCEYVDVVEDLARERVKKLFGADHANVQPHSGAQANTAVYFAILKPGDTVLGMNLAHGGHLTHGSSVNLSGMYFNFVAYGVEPDTEVIDYEKVRALALEHHPKLIVAGASAYSRIIDFPKLREIADEAGCLLMVDMAHIAGLVAAGIHPSPVPYAHFVTSTTHKTLRGPRGGLILCKEEYAKAIDKAIFPGIQGGPLMHVIAAKAVAFGEALQPEFKLYQEHIVENAKMLASSLSEKGFRLVSGGTDNHVMLVDVRTKGLTGKDAEHILDEVGITVNKNTIPYDPASPFVTSGIRIGTPAVTSRGMNPQAMQRIAEAIDLVLTNQDETSYAKAREIVASLCKEFPLYTNLD
- the upp gene encoding uracil phosphoribosyltransferase yields the protein MAQVHVLDHPLIQHKLSLIRDEETGSKDFRELVEEVAMLMAYEVTRDFPLEEIEVKTPVATTKTKVIAGRKVGLVPILRAGLGMVDGMLKLIPTAKVGHIGLYRDPETLKPVEYYCKLPTDIEERELIVIDPMLATGGSASAAITFLKERGVRNIKLMCLIAAPEGIEAVRSAHNDVEIFVAAVDEKLNYHGYIVPGLGDAGDRLFGTK
- the wecB gene encoding non-hydrolyzing UDP-N-acetylglucosamine 2-epimerase, whose amino-acid sequence is MVVFGTRPEAIKMAPVVKALQKESVPCQVAVTAQHREMLDQVLELFKIRPDYDLNLMKAGQTLVEITTRALNGLVEVFAKAKPDLILVHGDTTTTFVAALAAFYTHIPVGHVEAGLRTGNKYSPFPEEMNRKLTGAITDLHFAPTNTAKQNLLREGVPLEKIFVTGNTVIDALLHTVDTDYRFNDRELDSILEREQNRRMILVTTHRRENLGEPMRQIYRALANVLDNNPNTYIVFPVHKNPSVRKVVDEVLGQHERVYLIEPMDYEPFVNLMSKAHIILTDSGGIQEEAPSLGKPVLVVRDTTERPEAVEAGTVSLVGTSYERVVESLNRLLRDEEHFHAMAHAINPYGDGKAADRIVNIIQKQKIQ
- a CDS encoding manganese efflux pump MntP family protein, which codes for MNLVWVLALSVALGADAFSLALAIGLVGVGKRMTLKLSLIVAVFHVLMPLAGLLMGQAMGMVLGQLAKGIGAAVLLWLGGRMLFHVWRPDPEFYRLSEARQALRRTQLPAGISLRGRGVYFLAVSVSLDALSVGFSLGTVESPIMLTVVVMGIVAGAMMGSGLLLGRFVGSRLGQRAEVLGGVVLVLIGVKMLL